The following proteins come from a genomic window of Streptomyces sp. GS7:
- a CDS encoding HAD family hydrolase → MSSSAPAGSPLPYKLIATDLDGTLLRHDETVSERTRRALAAATAAGAAHIVVTGRAVPWTRHVLDALDYQGLAVCGQGAQVYHAGEQRLLTSVTLDRQLAGLALSKIEAEVGPLFVAASRDGLAGDVLVGPGYRVQEGPLPSVRMKDPAELWAAPLNKLYVQHPTLDDDALALAARQVAGDLIGVTVAGPGIVELLPLGLSKATGLSLAARRLGITAKETLAFGDMPNDISMFAWSAHGVAMANAHDELKAVADEITASNEDDGVAVVLERLYC, encoded by the coding sequence GTGAGTTCCTCAGCCCCGGCGGGCTCGCCGCTGCCGTACAAGCTCATCGCGACGGACCTCGACGGGACGCTGCTGCGCCACGACGAGACCGTCTCCGAGCGCACCCGCCGGGCGCTCGCCGCGGCCACCGCGGCGGGCGCGGCGCACATCGTCGTCACCGGCCGGGCGGTGCCCTGGACCCGGCACGTCCTGGACGCCCTCGACTACCAGGGCCTCGCGGTGTGCGGGCAGGGCGCGCAGGTCTACCACGCCGGCGAGCAGCGGCTGCTGACGTCGGTGACCCTCGACCGCCAGCTGGCCGGTCTCGCGCTGTCCAAGATCGAGGCCGAGGTGGGCCCGCTCTTCGTGGCCGCGAGCCGGGACGGCCTGGCCGGCGATGTGCTGGTCGGCCCCGGCTACCGCGTCCAGGAGGGCCCGCTGCCCAGCGTCCGGATGAAGGACCCGGCCGAGCTGTGGGCGGCCCCGCTCAACAAGCTCTACGTCCAGCACCCGACGCTGGACGACGACGCGCTGGCGCTGGCCGCGCGCCAGGTGGCCGGGGACCTGATCGGCGTGACGGTGGCCGGTCCCGGCATCGTCGAGCTGCTGCCGCTGGGCCTGTCGAAGGCCACCGGGCTGTCGCTGGCCGCCCGCCGGCTGGGCATCACCGCCAAGGAGACGCTGGCCTTCGGCGACATGCCCAACGACATCTCGATGTTCGCCTGGTCCGCACACGGCGTCGCGATGGCCAACGCCCATGACGAACTGAAAGCCGTCGCCGACGAGATCACCGCGTCCAACGAGGACGACGGGGTCGCGGTGGTGCTGGAGCGGCTCTACTGCTGA
- a CDS encoding SAV_915 family protein, whose amino-acid sequence MSHHLYAEDPEPSDHVPAGPLFVPVRPGPAGCTTRLFRTPLGGRTAVGFTSPQRLAEALGGGQPWVRLSEPALRALAEPVGATIVTVDPRFAPEVSRRHHLRAV is encoded by the coding sequence GTGTCCCACCATCTCTACGCGGAAGATCCCGAGCCTTCTGATCATGTCCCGGCCGGACCTCTGTTCGTTCCCGTCCGGCCGGGACCCGCGGGCTGCACGACCCGCCTGTTCCGCACCCCGCTCGGCGGCCGGACCGCCGTCGGCTTCACCTCACCGCAGCGACTGGCCGAGGCCCTCGGCGGCGGCCAGCCCTGGGTACGGCTCTCCGAGCCCGCGCTGCGCGCGCTGGCCGAGCCCGTCGGGGCCACGATCGTGACCGTCGATCCGCGGTTCGCCCCCGAAGTTTCCCGCAGGCACCACCTACGGGCCGTCTGA
- a CDS encoding FadR/GntR family transcriptional regulator, translating into MALQAAGRQSLVDTVVEALRSQLAAGEWTVGTRIPTEHALADQLQVGRNTVREAIRVLVHAGMLRSRQGEGTFVVSTADPAEIMRGVQRAGIRDVLELRIALEAEAARLAALRHEPADLERMRAALDAQAELEGADGHPRSGSLELYADHDVAFHRAVVEAAHNSALTATYTWFSSSVREALVSALDDQAMPRILHGDHRAVLDAIAQGDPEAAERATRNLLERPKRAVEALLATTEPTAH; encoded by the coding sequence ATGGCACTCCAGGCGGCCGGACGGCAGTCCCTGGTCGACACCGTCGTCGAGGCCCTGCGCTCCCAACTGGCCGCCGGGGAATGGACGGTGGGGACCCGCATCCCCACCGAACACGCCCTCGCCGACCAGCTCCAGGTCGGCCGCAACACCGTCCGCGAAGCCATCCGGGTCCTCGTACACGCCGGAATGCTGCGCTCCCGTCAGGGCGAGGGCACCTTCGTCGTCTCCACCGCGGATCCCGCCGAGATCATGCGCGGCGTCCAGCGGGCCGGGATCCGCGACGTCCTCGAACTGCGCATCGCCCTGGAGGCCGAGGCCGCCCGCCTGGCCGCACTCCGGCACGAGCCCGCCGACCTGGAGCGCATGCGGGCCGCCCTGGACGCCCAGGCCGAACTGGAGGGCGCCGACGGCCACCCCCGCTCCGGCAGCCTGGAGCTCTACGCCGACCACGACGTCGCCTTCCACCGGGCCGTCGTCGAGGCCGCCCACAACTCCGCGCTGACGGCTACCTATACGTGGTTCAGCAGCTCGGTCCGGGAGGCCCTGGTCAGCGCGCTCGACGACCAGGCGATGCCGAGGATCCTGCACGGCGACCACCGCGCCGTCCTGGACGCGATCGCCCAAGGCGACCCCGAGGCCGCGGAGCGCGCCACCCGCAACCTCCTGGAGAGGCCAAAACGGGCCGTGGAGGCCCTCTTGGCCACCACCGAGCCCACCGCCCACTAG
- a CDS encoding rhomboid-like protein, translated as MTPPSFGVLLGRARDRVTDWVRSTPGTHIWLLIIGVTSLVIASASAGLEQFLLHRNSSNIHELNEHPIPALLISGFWIERPGSFLLYAVMFELVHANVERWMGSWRWLLTVGAAHVAATLASQELVLLAIEGHRLPRSMTHVVDIGVSYGLAAAAGVLTYRLPSPWRYGYLVGVLLFFGIPLLTGATFTDFGHAIALTMGFACWPLTPAAHGEAAAEELPPPEAGQQ; from the coding sequence GTGACACCGCCGTCGTTCGGCGTCCTGCTCGGCCGGGCGCGGGACCGGGTGACCGACTGGGTGCGGTCGACGCCCGGCACCCACATCTGGCTGCTGATCATCGGCGTCACCAGCCTGGTCATCGCCTCCGCCTCCGCGGGCCTGGAGCAGTTCCTGCTGCACCGCAACAGCAGCAACATCCACGAGCTGAACGAGCATCCGATCCCCGCGCTCCTGATCAGCGGCTTCTGGATCGAGCGGCCCGGGTCGTTCCTGCTCTACGCGGTGATGTTCGAGCTGGTGCATGCCAACGTCGAGCGCTGGATGGGGAGTTGGCGCTGGCTGCTGACGGTCGGCGCGGCCCATGTCGCCGCCACCCTGGCCAGCCAGGAACTGGTGCTGCTCGCCATCGAGGGCCATAGGCTGCCGCGCTCGATGACCCATGTCGTGGACATCGGCGTCTCCTACGGGCTGGCCGCCGCCGCCGGAGTGCTGACGTACCGGCTGCCGTCACCGTGGCGCTACGGCTACCTCGTCGGCGTGCTGCTCTTCTTCGGCATTCCGCTGCTGACCGGTGCGACCTTCACCGACTTCGGCCACGCCATAGCGCTGACCATGGGGTTCGCCTGCTGGCCGCTGACCCCGGCGGCGCACGGCGAGGCGGCGGCCGAGGAACTGCCGCCGCCCGAAGCCGGTCAGCAGTAG
- a CDS encoding Lrp/AsnC family transcriptional regulator translates to MVKTDRTGPAADRTAAGPTAAAAFDELDLRLIHALQVDGRAPFSRIAEVLGVSDQTVARRYGRHRGSGALRVLGLSEPRALGAVEWLVRVQCAPDAALPVAQALARRPDTSWVSLMSGGTEISAICRTAGSEDGDALLLQKLPRTPSVVGVTAHCLLHEFYGGPQNVISKSGALAAEQIAALSPPPAQVRATPWVLSDADRRLFDVLARDGRAPLAELATATGWSPTTVRRRLEALRADGVLYYDVDYDLRQCGFGVVVALWLSVAPAELAAAGEALAAHPEVAFAGAITGPHNLFASLLCRDTGELYRYLTTRVAALPGVRTMESAPRIRHIKGAGPFLAAAPTALAARSRR, encoded by the coding sequence ATGGTGAAAACCGACCGAACGGGTCCCGCAGCGGACCGGACAGCGGCCGGCCCCACCGCCGCCGCGGCCTTCGACGAGCTCGACCTGCGGCTGATCCACGCCCTCCAGGTCGACGGCCGGGCCCCCTTCAGCCGGATCGCCGAGGTGCTCGGCGTCTCGGACCAGACCGTCGCCCGGCGCTACGGCCGGCACCGCGGCTCCGGCGCGCTGCGGGTGCTGGGGCTGAGCGAGCCCCGGGCGCTGGGCGCGGTCGAGTGGCTGGTCCGGGTGCAGTGCGCGCCGGACGCCGCGCTGCCGGTGGCACAGGCGCTGGCCCGCCGACCGGACACCTCCTGGGTCAGCCTGATGTCCGGCGGCACCGAGATCTCCGCGATCTGCCGGACGGCGGGCAGCGAGGACGGCGATGCGCTGCTGCTCCAGAAGCTGCCGCGCACCCCGAGCGTCGTGGGCGTCACCGCGCACTGCCTGCTGCACGAGTTCTACGGCGGCCCGCAGAACGTGATCAGCAAGTCCGGGGCGCTGGCAGCCGAGCAGATCGCGGCGCTGAGCCCGCCCCCGGCCCAGGTGCGTGCCACCCCGTGGGTGCTCTCCGACGCCGACCGCCGGCTGTTCGACGTGCTCGCCAGGGACGGCCGTGCGCCACTCGCCGAACTGGCCACCGCGACCGGTTGGTCGCCCACCACCGTCCGCCGCCGCCTCGAAGCGCTGCGCGCGGACGGTGTGCTGTATTACGACGTCGACTACGACCTGCGGCAGTGCGGGTTCGGCGTGGTGGTCGCCCTCTGGCTGTCCGTCGCGCCCGCCGAACTCGCCGCCGCCGGCGAGGCGTTGGCGGCCCATCCCGAGGTCGCCTTCGCCGGCGCCATCACCGGGCCGCACAACCTCTTCGCGTCGCTGCTGTGCCGGGACACCGGCGAGCTCTACCGCTATCTGACGACCCGGGTCGCGGCGCTGCCCGGCGTACGGACGATGGAGAGCGCGCCGCGCATCCGGCACATCAAGGGGGCGGGCCCGTTCCTCGCCGCCGCGCCGACCGCCCTCGCCGCCCGGAGCCGCCGGTGA
- the lysA gene encoding diaminopimelate decarboxylase has product MSHSTLPQTEVPRTDPVSGAAPQAPGPRTATRTAARDTDAFADPLAIWPASVVPLSQDDLAVGGVPLTELADRFGTPAYVLDEDEVRNRCRAYLRAFPDTDVYYAAKAFLCRAMAHWVAEEGLGLDVCSAGELELAVTTGFPPERIVLHGNAKSPADLRAALRLGVGRIVIDSTSEIARLAAAVPAGTRQKVLIRVVPGIAAGGHAKIRTGTEDQKFGLSIADGSAQHAITRVLNQPRLELVGLHCHLGSQITTAKPYLSAVRRLVGLLARIREQHGITLPELDLGGGHGVAYRPGEAALDVAGLATKIRAELAGGCAAAGLPVPRLAVEPGRAIAGPAGIVLYRVLSVKRTGSTTFVAVDGGMSDNPRPALYGVRYAPRLVGRRSGAATEPVTVVGRHCEAGDVLASDVHLPGDIRPGDLIAVPVAGAYHLSMASGYNLVGRPPVVAVTAGHARLLVRRESLADIQERDIGL; this is encoded by the coding sequence ATGAGCCACAGCACACTGCCCCAGACCGAGGTGCCCCGGACCGATCCGGTGTCCGGCGCGGCACCCCAGGCCCCCGGGCCGCGCACCGCCACCCGGACCGCCGCCCGCGACACCGATGCCTTTGCCGACCCGCTCGCCATCTGGCCCGCGTCCGTCGTCCCCCTCTCCCAGGACGACCTCGCGGTGGGCGGCGTCCCGCTGACCGAACTGGCCGACCGCTTCGGCACCCCCGCCTACGTCCTGGACGAGGACGAGGTGCGCAACCGCTGCCGCGCCTACCTCCGGGCCTTCCCGGACACCGATGTCTACTACGCGGCCAAGGCGTTCCTGTGCCGCGCGATGGCGCACTGGGTGGCGGAGGAGGGGCTGGGCCTGGACGTCTGCTCCGCGGGCGAACTGGAGCTGGCCGTCACCACCGGCTTCCCGCCCGAGCGGATCGTGCTGCACGGCAACGCCAAGAGCCCCGCGGACCTGCGGGCCGCGCTGCGGCTCGGCGTCGGCCGGATAGTGATCGACAGCACCTCGGAGATCGCCCGGCTGGCCGCCGCGGTCCCGGCGGGGACCCGGCAGAAGGTGCTGATCCGGGTCGTCCCGGGGATCGCCGCGGGCGGCCACGCCAAGATCCGCACGGGAACCGAGGACCAGAAGTTCGGACTGTCCATCGCCGACGGCTCCGCACAGCACGCCATCACCCGCGTACTGAACCAGCCGCGCCTCGAACTGGTCGGCCTGCACTGCCACTTGGGCTCGCAGATCACCACCGCCAAGCCCTACCTCTCGGCCGTACGGCGGCTGGTCGGCCTGCTGGCCCGCATCCGGGAGCAGCACGGCATCACGCTCCCCGAACTGGACCTGGGCGGCGGCCACGGCGTCGCGTACCGCCCCGGTGAGGCCGCCCTCGACGTCGCCGGACTCGCCACCAAGATCCGCGCCGAACTGGCCGGCGGCTGCGCGGCGGCCGGCCTGCCGGTGCCCCGGCTCGCCGTCGAACCCGGGCGGGCGATCGCCGGCCCGGCCGGTATCGTCCTCTACCGCGTGCTCTCCGTCAAACGCACCGGCTCCACCACCTTCGTGGCGGTGGACGGCGGAATGAGCGACAACCCGCGGCCCGCGCTCTACGGGGTGCGCTACGCGCCCCGGCTGGTCGGCCGCCGCTCGGGCGCCGCGACCGAACCGGTCACCGTCGTCGGACGCCACTGCGAGGCGGGCGACGTCCTCGCCTCCGACGTCCACCTCCCCGGCGACATCCGCCCCGGCGACCTGATCGCCGTCCCCGTGGCCGGCGCCTATCACCTCTCCATGGCCTCCGGCTACAACCTCGTCGGCCGCCCCCCGGTCGTCGCCGTCACGGCAGGCCACGCCCGGCTGCTCGTCCGCCGCGAGTCGCTGGCGGACATCCAGGAGCGCGACATCGGGCTGTAG
- a CDS encoding LysR family transcriptional regulator, with translation MTLDDLRAFVAVCEAGSLSAVARDLGCTQSAVSQRIKRLEREAGIGLLERRPRGVAPTGAGRILHRAAADGLGGLDLALRRLADMREGDGGTVRVTTGATTVRHFMSDAVVAFRARRPHVNLEFHTESSSRRCFEAVADGGSELAWITIGRPVRGIEQHPVIGLPWVLAVPAGDPLATRQRIEPDELAALRLIQLPENSTSRMRLDGHLGHQDSGPVPPPSTTSVADWDTALLLAELGVGSAVVPELPGRRAAAAHPGLRLVPIPALPPLTTGWAVRQWAALSPAAVEFAETVNRCLGGGEGSVHT, from the coding sequence GTGACACTCGACGATCTGCGCGCCTTCGTGGCCGTCTGCGAGGCGGGCAGCCTCAGCGCCGTCGCCCGCGACCTCGGCTGCACCCAGTCCGCCGTCAGCCAGCGCATCAAACGCCTCGAACGGGAGGCTGGCATCGGCCTGTTGGAGCGCCGCCCGCGCGGGGTGGCCCCCACCGGGGCGGGCCGGATCCTGCACCGCGCCGCCGCCGACGGCCTCGGCGGACTGGACCTGGCGCTGCGCCGGCTGGCCGACATGCGCGAGGGCGACGGCGGTACGGTCCGGGTCACCACCGGCGCCACGACCGTCCGGCACTTCATGTCCGACGCGGTGGTCGCCTTCCGCGCCCGGCGCCCGCACGTCAACCTGGAGTTCCACACGGAGAGTTCCAGCCGCCGCTGCTTCGAGGCGGTCGCGGACGGCGGATCCGAACTGGCCTGGATCACCATCGGCCGGCCCGTCCGCGGCATCGAGCAGCACCCGGTGATCGGCCTGCCCTGGGTGCTCGCGGTACCCGCCGGCGACCCGCTCGCCACCCGCCAGCGGATCGAGCCGGACGAGCTGGCCGCCCTCCGCCTCATACAGCTCCCGGAGAACTCCACCTCCCGGATGCGCCTGGACGGCCACCTCGGACACCAGGACTCCGGCCCGGTCCCGCCGCCGAGCACCACCAGCGTCGCCGACTGGGACACCGCGCTGCTGCTCGCCGAACTCGGCGTCGGCTCCGCCGTCGTCCCCGAACTCCCCGGCCGCCGGGCCGCCGCCGCCCACCCCGGCCTGCGGCTGGTGCCGATCCCGGCACTGCCGCCGCTGACGACCGGGTGGGCGGTCCGGCAGTGGGCCGCGCTGAGCCCCGCGGCGGTGGAGTTCGCGGAGACGGTGAACCGCTGTCTGGGGGGTGGGGAGGGCTCCGTTCATACCTGA